A single window of Undibacterium sp. 5I1 DNA harbors:
- the murU gene encoding N-acetylmuramate alpha-1-phosphate uridylyltransferase MurU, with product MKAMLLAAGRGERMRPLTDTCPKPLLKVRGRPLIVWHILNLVKAGITDIVINHAHLGQMIVDALGDGSKFGAHIRYSAEATALETAGGIAKALPLLTENGDEPFIVISSDIYIPHFNFEECKNTLEDNDMWGNPHPLDKRDLAWLYMVKNPSFHPDGDFAMNLMGLVNDSTDGSPRMTFGNIGVYRPEIFADIEPGSYAKLGPLLREIADRGQLGGELYRGDWHNVGTPEQLAQLNEPFTTANTVKKS from the coding sequence ATGAAAGCCATGTTATTAGCAGCAGGTCGCGGCGAGCGTATGCGACCACTCACGGATACTTGCCCAAAGCCTTTACTGAAAGTGCGCGGTCGTCCACTGATCGTCTGGCATATTTTGAATCTGGTTAAAGCCGGCATCACCGATATCGTCATTAACCATGCACATCTTGGTCAGATGATCGTTGATGCGCTGGGTGATGGCAGCAAATTTGGGGCGCATATCCGTTATTCGGCAGAAGCAACTGCGCTGGAAACCGCGGGCGGGATTGCAAAAGCCCTGCCCTTGTTGACCGAGAACGGGGATGAACCGTTTATCGTCATATCGTCCGATATTTACATCCCTCATTTCAATTTTGAAGAATGTAAAAATACGCTGGAAGACAATGATATGTGGGGTAATCCGCATCCGTTAGATAAACGCGATTTAGCCTGGTTATATATGGTAAAAAATCCGTCCTTCCATCCCGATGGTGATTTTGCAATGAACTTGATGGGCTTGGTCAACGACAGTACAGATGGATCGCCGCGCATGACCTTCGGTAATATCGGTGTGTACCGCCCAGAAATTTTTGCTGATATAGAACCAGGCAGTTACGCCAAACTCGGTCCCTTACTGCGCGAGATTGCTGATCGTGGTCAGCTCGGTGGTGAGCTGTATCGTGGCGACTGGCACAATGTAGGTACGCCAGAGCAACTAGCCCAGCTAAATGAGCCCTTCACTACGGCTAACACAGTAAAAAAATCATAA
- a CDS encoding PilW family protein, with protein MPIAFCQFRSPLRASIRQDGLTIVELMISLTLGLLVILGSTALVVSTKTLFITQTDGNDTQDTARFALDNIARQLRQTGYVNYDFSNPSNVQVTPSTASADLAGMDANSVSATSTDISTPLNTSVNSSDVLAIRFFGSGTGASGDGTMSNCAGFSVPAPMSASKADTDRGWSIYYVSLDANNEPQLMCKYLGSNGSWSAQALVKGVESFQVLYGLDTNTPSDGLSNQYLTASGINALDANLTLTGTTAAQKQQSLYLQTYWKRVLVVKIAILVRGKENSRTDTTSTIYNLFGADYTTVNGANDPGTTINEQSLPASTINRVRKVFSSTIQLRNNCLVDPARNICLPPNI; from the coding sequence ATGCCTATTGCTTTTTGTCAATTTCGCTCCCCCTTAAGAGCATCTATACGACAAGATGGGCTAACTATTGTCGAATTAATGATTTCGCTTACCCTTGGTCTTCTAGTGATATTGGGTTCTACCGCACTGGTCGTTTCAACTAAAACTTTATTTATTACGCAAACCGATGGAAATGATACGCAAGATACCGCTCGTTTTGCGCTCGACAATATTGCACGTCAGTTACGTCAAACTGGTTACGTGAATTATGACTTTTCTAATCCTAGCAACGTTCAAGTAACCCCATCAACGGCAAGTGCTGATTTGGCCGGAATGGATGCTAATAGTGTTAGTGCTACAAGTACTGATATTTCTACTCCTTTAAATACCTCAGTGAACTCAAGCGATGTACTGGCAATACGGTTTTTTGGATCCGGTACGGGTGCCAGTGGTGATGGCACAATGTCAAATTGCGCTGGTTTTTCTGTCCCAGCACCGATGTCGGCTAGTAAAGCAGATACTGATAGAGGTTGGAGTATTTATTATGTATCGTTGGATGCGAATAATGAACCTCAATTGATGTGTAAATATTTGGGAAGTAATGGAAGTTGGTCTGCTCAAGCACTAGTTAAAGGTGTTGAGTCCTTTCAAGTTCTTTATGGGCTTGATACCAATACTCCATCAGACGGATTGTCGAATCAATATTTAACAGCATCGGGTATCAATGCTTTAGATGCCAATCTGACTTTGACTGGTACTACAGCCGCACAGAAGCAACAAAGTTTATATTTGCAAACCTATTGGAAGAGGGTTTTAGTCGTGAAAATTGCTATTTTGGTAAGAGGTAAGGAAAATTCTCGCACTGATACAACCAGTACTATCTACAATTTATTTGGAGCAGATTATACCACTGTGAATGGCGCTAACGATCCCGGAACTACCATTAATGAGCAGAGCTTGCCAGCATCCACCATTAATAGAGTAAGGAAAGTATTTTCTTCTACTATACAACTTCGTAATAATTGCCTGGTCGATCCAGCCAGAAATATCTGTCTCCCACCAAATATTTAA
- a CDS encoding FAD-dependent monooxygenase, with translation MKLTDFHIAICGAGPVGQCLALLLCKQGIAADRILLLDAKTSAQAEQDARSIALSYGSQQILTNAGAWPIKATSIRQIHVSRRGHFGRSLIDCKDYSIPALGYVARYGDIIAPLQQATEQRGIQIKRPATVAALEESDDAVTLTLQNGEKITATIVVQAEGGTFGNQMQKVRSVDYQQTAIISHITVSQSVAQRAFERFTEQGPLALLPQEDGYALVWCVRPPSAEQLLGLDDNAFKAALQQAFGQRLGQILTASPRHSYPLGLNAQAQATKRIVTIGNAAQTLHPVAGQGLNLGLRDAKILASTLAEIPLQDESSQPTAAQQVGEQLQFFLKQRQTDRNTTIRLTDSMARIFASAPDGALTQSIFGLGLGLLDIVQPAKKILAEQMMFGWR, from the coding sequence ATGAAACTTACTGATTTCCATATCGCCATCTGCGGCGCAGGTCCGGTTGGACAATGCTTAGCCCTGTTGCTTTGCAAGCAGGGGATTGCCGCTGATCGCATCCTTTTGCTGGATGCCAAAACCAGTGCGCAAGCCGAACAAGACGCGCGCTCAATCGCGCTGTCCTATGGCAGTCAGCAAATTCTCACAAATGCAGGTGCATGGCCGATCAAGGCGACCAGCATCCGGCAGATACACGTATCGCGCCGCGGACATTTTGGCCGTAGCTTGATTGACTGCAAGGATTACTCCATTCCGGCGCTAGGATATGTCGCTCGTTACGGCGATATCATTGCGCCTTTACAACAGGCAACAGAACAGCGTGGCATACAGATCAAACGTCCGGCAACAGTGGCAGCGTTAGAAGAAAGCGACGATGCGGTCACGCTGACTTTACAGAATGGTGAAAAGATTACCGCGACCATCGTGGTGCAGGCAGAAGGTGGCACCTTTGGTAATCAGATGCAAAAAGTGCGCAGTGTCGACTATCAGCAAACGGCAATCATTTCTCACATCACGGTCAGCCAGTCGGTTGCACAGCGCGCGTTTGAACGCTTTACCGAACAAGGCCCGTTAGCGCTGCTGCCGCAAGAGGATGGTTATGCGCTGGTGTGGTGTGTTCGCCCCCCAAGCGCAGAGCAGCTTTTGGGCTTGGACGATAACGCGTTTAAAGCTGCTCTACAGCAAGCATTTGGTCAGCGACTGGGCCAGATTTTGACCGCATCGCCACGCCACTCCTACCCCTTAGGCTTGAATGCGCAGGCACAAGCAACTAAGCGAATCGTCACCATTGGCAACGCGGCACAAACTCTGCACCCAGTTGCAGGACAAGGTTTAAATCTTGGTTTGCGCGACGCCAAAATCCTGGCAAGCACGCTGGCGGAGATACCACTGCAAGATGAATCCAGTCAGCCGACTGCTGCTCAGCAAGTCGGCGAACAATTGCAGTTTTTCTTAAAACAACGACAAACTGACCGTAATACCACCATACGGCTAACCGATAGCATGGCAAGAATATTTGCCAGCGCACCAGATGGCGCACTCACACAATCCATATTTGGCTTGGGTTTGGGGCTATTAGATATTGTCCAGCCAGCGAAAAAAATACTTGCAGAACAAATGATGTTTGGCTGGAGATAG
- a CDS encoding transposase, whose amino-acid sequence MNPTQRLLIMQRWNLLQHDLLPEIKQQCGSLTPKLEKLIHVLDWVRIEEFVSDQWQGIGRKPHDRGALASAFIAKAVLGLNTTAALIERLTMDRSLKRLCGFEMWKEVPNEATFSRAFGEFAQAKLAEKVHEALIKSYLGDSLIGHISRDGTAIAAREKPKKHMKVVSVEKAQKQRRGRPKKGEIRPPKEEKVTKIGWQLTQTLPSIVNALPKECDRGTKCNAQGYKVSWNGYKLHIDTADCGVAISALLTSASVHDSQTAVPLATMTAARVTNLYDLMDAAYCSEELRAHSKSLGHVPLIDHNARGGEKKPFAPHEQQRYKERTQAERTNGRLKDEFGGTTVRVRGSEKVMSHLMFGLLVLTADQLMRLFT is encoded by the coding sequence ATGAATCCTACACAACGCCTGCTGATAATGCAACGCTGGAATTTACTGCAACACGATTTGCTACCGGAGATAAAACAGCAATGCGGGTCACTGACGCCGAAGCTGGAAAAATTGATTCATGTACTAGACTGGGTGCGCATCGAAGAATTTGTGTCGGACCAATGGCAAGGGATAGGACGCAAACCGCATGACCGTGGTGCATTGGCCAGCGCCTTCATCGCCAAAGCTGTGTTGGGGCTCAATACAACAGCGGCCTTAATAGAACGATTGACGATGGATCGCAGTTTAAAACGGCTGTGCGGCTTTGAGATGTGGAAAGAAGTTCCGAATGAAGCCACTTTTTCGCGCGCCTTTGGCGAATTTGCCCAAGCCAAATTAGCGGAGAAAGTGCACGAAGCGCTGATCAAGAGTTATTTAGGCGACAGCCTCATTGGACACATCAGCCGTGACGGCACGGCGATTGCGGCGCGCGAGAAGCCGAAGAAACACATGAAAGTTGTTTCCGTAGAAAAGGCCCAAAAGCAGCGCCGTGGACGGCCAAAGAAAGGCGAGATAAGGCCGCCAAAGGAAGAGAAAGTGACCAAGATAGGCTGGCAGTTGACGCAAACTTTACCGAGCATCGTCAATGCTTTACCCAAAGAGTGTGACCGCGGCACTAAATGCAATGCGCAAGGTTATAAAGTGAGTTGGAACGGCTACAAGCTGCATATCGACACCGCTGACTGCGGCGTTGCCATCAGTGCGCTATTGACCAGCGCCTCGGTGCACGATAGTCAAACGGCGGTGCCGTTAGCAACGATGACGGCCGCACGAGTAACGAATTTGTACGATTTGATGGATGCAGCGTATTGCAGTGAAGAGTTAAGGGCACACAGCAAAAGTCTTGGCCACGTGCCATTAATTGATCACAACGCACGCGGCGGGGAGAAGAAACCGTTCGCCCCGCATGAACAACAGCGTTATAAAGAACGCACGCAAGCTGAACGTACCAATGGCAGGCTGAAAGACGAATTTGGTGGCACGACAGTACGGGTGCGTGGTAGCGAAAAAGTGATGTCGCATTTGATGTTTGGTTTATTGGTATTGACCGCAGATCAGTTGATGCGTTTATTTACGTAA
- a CDS encoding aminopeptidase P N-terminal domain-containing protein — MPSYLRRRQQLLAQMQARGGGIAIIPTAYERVRNSDNFFPFRHDSYFYYLSGFTEPEALIVLIANGHEQRSILFCREKNLEREIWDGYRFGSAAAKAHFGFDASFAIDALDTEMPHLLADVPTLFYSTGNDTQLDSRLHNWIEAVRAKSRSGISAPDTTIDVRVLLDEMRLRKDASEVALMQKAANISGVAHTRAMQIAGAGRYEYELEAELHHEFRRQGSQAPAYGSIVATGANACVLHYSSNNALIKDGDLILIDAGCEFDSYASDITRTFPANGKFSSAQKTLYEIVLASQQAALDCARPGSRYMDGHNAAVKVLTQGMLDTGLLDKNKLGNVEDAINNLAFRQFYMHGTGHWLGLDVHDVGSYREADKVGDERPYRQLEPGMVITIEPGIYVRPAEGVPEEFWNIGIRIEDDILITPEGHLNLSRDTPKTVAEIESVMKR; from the coding sequence ATGCCATCTTATCTGCGTCGTCGCCAGCAACTGCTTGCACAAATGCAAGCACGTGGTGGCGGTATTGCGATCATCCCGACTGCTTATGAGAGGGTGCGTAACAGCGATAATTTTTTCCCGTTCCGGCACGATAGTTATTTTTATTATCTATCAGGATTTACAGAGCCAGAAGCGCTCATCGTCCTCATCGCCAACGGCCATGAGCAACGCAGTATCTTATTCTGCCGCGAAAAAAATCTGGAACGCGAAATCTGGGATGGCTATCGATTCGGTTCCGCTGCTGCCAAAGCGCATTTTGGTTTTGACGCAAGCTTTGCGATAGATGCGCTAGATACAGAAATGCCGCATCTGCTAGCGGATGTCCCTACACTTTTTTACAGCACGGGCAACGACACTCAACTCGACTCACGCCTGCATAACTGGATAGAAGCGGTACGTGCAAAATCTCGTAGCGGCATCAGCGCGCCAGACACTACAATCGACGTGCGCGTCTTGCTGGATGAAATGCGATTGCGTAAAGATGCATCTGAAGTAGCTTTGATGCAAAAAGCGGCCAATATATCTGGCGTTGCTCACACAAGAGCCATGCAGATCGCAGGTGCAGGTCGTTATGAATATGAGCTTGAAGCGGAGCTACATCATGAATTTCGCCGCCAAGGGTCGCAAGCACCGGCTTACGGGTCTATCGTTGCAACTGGTGCCAACGCGTGTGTCTTGCACTACAGCAGTAACAATGCATTAATTAAAGACGGTGATTTGATTTTGATTGATGCTGGCTGTGAATTTGATAGCTACGCCTCCGATATCACACGCACCTTTCCTGCCAATGGCAAATTCAGTTCAGCACAAAAAACCTTGTATGAAATCGTCCTCGCATCCCAGCAGGCAGCACTGGACTGTGCCCGTCCGGGATCGCGCTATATGGACGGTCACAACGCCGCTGTAAAAGTATTAACGCAAGGTATGCTCGATACCGGTTTGCTGGATAAAAATAAGCTTGGCAATGTTGAAGATGCCATCAATAACCTAGCATTCCGCCAGTTTTATATGCATGGCACAGGGCACTGGCTAGGACTCGATGTACATGATGTAGGCTCCTATCGTGAAGCAGACAAAGTAGGTGATGAAAGGCCTTATCGTCAGTTGGAACCTGGCATGGTCATCACCATAGAACCCGGGATCTATGTACGTCCGGCAGAAGGCGTTCCCGAAGAATTTTGGAATATTGGTATCCGTATCGAAGACGACATCCTGATCACACCAGAAGGTCATCTCAATCTGAGCCGCGACACGCCAAAAACCGTGGCGGAAATCGAAAGTGTCATGAAACGATGA
- the pilV gene encoding type IV pilus modification protein PilV: MFIANIKYRVGFSLVEVLIAVFVLVLGVIGAAGLQLAAIRTSQQTNFQTNAVQLANELADKMRSNSAQMDLPDASNLFLNMNYNSATDPAPTKPVLCYTSSANCSGANLAAADIYEWQMRLNAALPSGRVVVCRDSAPFDSTAGALTWTCTPDANAGLTIKIGWRTKNPDGSFNDTAGVTPPGFALTVESYVK, from the coding sequence ATGTTTATTGCAAATATAAAATATAGAGTAGGATTTTCGTTAGTCGAAGTATTAATCGCTGTTTTCGTGCTTGTACTAGGCGTCATCGGTGCGGCAGGATTGCAACTCGCAGCGATACGTACTTCACAACAGACGAATTTCCAGACAAATGCAGTACAACTTGCGAATGAATTAGCCGATAAAATGCGTTCAAATTCCGCCCAGATGGATTTGCCTGACGCTTCTAATTTATTCTTGAACATGAACTACAATTCCGCCACAGACCCAGCTCCCACAAAACCCGTTCTTTGCTATACGAGTAGCGCTAATTGTAGTGGTGCGAATTTGGCAGCAGCTGATATTTATGAGTGGCAAATGCGCCTTAATGCAGCTTTACCGAGCGGACGGGTCGTTGTTTGTCGCGATTCTGCACCATTTGATAGTACCGCCGGTGCTTTAACCTGGACATGTACTCCCGATGCTAACGCAGGCCTTACTATCAAAATAGGTTGGAGAACTAAAAACCCTGATGGTAGTTTTAATGATACCGCTGGAGTTACTCCCCCAGGTTTTGCCCTCACTGTTGAATCTTACGTGAAGTAA